Proteins from a single region of Hydra vulgaris chromosome 12, alternate assembly HydraT2T_AEP:
- the LOC136088016 gene encoding uncharacterized protein LOC136088016 — protein MNRFYEFQIHRKDAKITNVQIKPNSNINPNIVTFVFKGFLCRAKQICSQKHLLQEIDILIDTFLENGYNKSNLIKITKNYLDRFSKNTTSKQLNKQFVKLPWIPIIGPKLRREFKKQNIRVIFTSPSNLNYILCNNKTKLPPNSNPGVYELKCSCGSINIGETKKKIISRSAEHQRACRNQKWSSSGATEHSRTCRGTFDLLNPKTLAVIPEYRIRKVRESLDINKARIRLEIDIGRHVLNRDDGDSVKTKTWGPILTKI, from the coding sequence ATGAACAGATTTTATGAATTTCAAATTCACCGTAAAGATGCCAAGATAAccaatgttcaaataaaaccaAACTCTAACATCAACCCAAACATAGTTACTTTCGTCTTCAAAGGGTTTCTTTGTAGAGCAAAACAAATCTGCTCCCAAAAACACCTCTTACAAGAAATTGATATCCTCATAgatacatttttagaaaacggCTATAACAAAAgtaatcttattaaaataaccaaaaactatttagaccgcttttcaaaaaatactacatctaaacaattaaataagCAGTTTGTAAAACTACCTTGGATACCTATTATTGGCCCTAAACTCCGAAGagagtttaaaaaacaaaacatcagagttatatttacttcaccttccaatttaaattacatactatgcaacaacaaaacaaaactaccacCGAACTCGAATCCGGGTGTTTACGAGCTTAAATGCTCATGCGGAAGTATTAATATTGGTGAgaccaaaaagaaaatcatttcaagAAGTGCGGAACACCAAAGAGCTTGTAGAAATCAAAAATGGTCGAGTTCAGGAGCCACGGAACATTCTAGAACATGCCGTGGTACTTTTGATTTGCTGAATCCTAAAACCTTGGCAGTCATTCCAGAATACAGGATAAGAAAAGTTAGAGAATCCCTGGATATAAATAAAGCAAGAATTCGACTCGAGATAGATATTGGGCGACATGTTCTAAATAGAGATGACGGGGATAGTGTGAAAACAAAAACCTGGGGACCAATTTTGACAAAGATTTAA